The genomic DNA GTCTCTTCCTTTTCACGAGATCTCTTAATTAAGAGTTCTAGATTTTTGAGACTTTGTATTAGGCTTTCGGCTTCGGGATTAATTGTTGGTGGCGTGTCGTAGGTTTCAAACAGATTGGCATCCCAGTCAAAGCTTGACTTTGGGAGCTCAAACCTTGGTTCTTCATAAGTGGTGTATGAGGTTGATGGTTTGAAAAGGTAACAATGTTGCACTGAATGGGATTCACCGCAAATGGTACAATAAGGTTCCTCATAATCATCCTCAATATAGTAGGTGTAGTCTTATGAGTAGTAATCCATTGTTTTGGGAAGATACCCAGAAGAATAACGAGCCTTGGGATCAGAAAACAGAAGATTAAAATTAACAAATtgttgaccacggcccgtgctgaactagcacgaccccgtgggcaggtctgtatctgggcgtttgaaaaaagtttttaagaaaatttGCAGCACGGAGGGTGTCCCGGTAACACGGCCTCATGTTAAACCTActgtaaaaagaaaaaaagttttgaaaacggGCGCACAGTTTTGAAAAATGTTAGAGTTTGATTAGGCCGCTAATTTTAAGCTTTCTCAAAAtgcttgtgtccccggcaacggcgccaaaaacttgacgtggtgcggtgtgtgtatatatttttaagatatattttaGATCTTTTTACTCgcaaattcaagttttaaatttataaaaaacgaTATAATACTATCATTCTAcacacacgttagggcaagtacacccatcgcggacgtagtatagtgatggcaagataccgaggtcgtccaaggacacaagagcttttaatactggcTTATCGgtaacgtctaatctaaccaaattttgatgaAAAGGGTTTTAAAGTtataaaaagataaactaaaaagcaaaaataaaatataagaaaaacaGATAAACAAGAAGGAATCACTTAGTTCCAACTCCTCTTTAATGTATTCTTTAATGATTTCCGCATTTTGGGTGTTTTAATagattatctttaagttatagtAGTAGATCCCCTTCCAGGCAgtgttaccctcaacctattggtctgagtcagcagggatacagtcctgcaaggttagattattgaaagataattaagtaagttattaatgtgaAAAGTAGTAGGccccttccaggcagcgttaccctcaaccctttggtctgagtcagcagggatatagtcctcgcagggttggtttaaagttttaatagtagtttatagataagggattcaagcggTTTCCTACTTTCTTCTGGGGCGAACAGTACTGCCCAAACCGTGAAGTAGtactaagcttgaaccaggttctcgcaggatctagAATTACCCACTGAACGAGATATAgaattacccaaccacccttctaaccccttctaagtagttaatgcgctttatatagaccataaagacacaaatatgtgaatcaacaacatatgaagaatggttagattaattcgccttcaatataaaaaactagttattaaagtcattaatacatacccaattaaaaaggagccaaagattggaaatcgaAAAGTAACACAtgaaagatttgtcttcaccaagtgaatagtgatgtaagagtttagccaagcatggcctttgtttgataAGAACCCTTACGATCGATCTTgaatcccgagactactacacactctaaacgatggaagatggatgatggaggtggatgatggtgttgtagtagtggtggagtggtggcaagtgtgagaggagtggtttgccaagggacgGATTGGaatgaaccaagcacccctatttatagctgaagtcAGACGTCCAACACGGCCCGTGCCCGCCTGGCACGGCTCCGTGGCCTTCAATCTCTCTCCTCTTCATTAACTACAGTGTCATACCTCgtactaacacggccccgtgcgTCAACGGCACGACCCGTGGCCAATGTACTTACTGTACtatctcagattctgcgaatcttagagttgaccacgccccgtgttgccTTAGCATGGCCCCGTGTTGATCTTCTGATTTTTCTTttgttgttgtctttttcttctgCAGGGAATCCTAACTGGGCACGACCTACGCctggtgggcacggccccgtgccaaAGCTTCTAATTCTTGTTATTTTATTGGTTTGGATGTGGATGGGGGTTTGGCGAGTTGCGTCAATCCttcttctttgtatttatgttggtttttactgttattttgcttcttttgtgcgtttaagctcttttgacaCTGTAAATTAAAAAAGGAACAAGGAAacaagctttttccaacattagtaccgaaaaagggttgattttacgccatatttgatacaatttatatgttgtattttacgcaCATCAGTGCCAAGAAATTTCCTTATGTAATGTATCTTTTGATTCATCGTGATCAAGAAACGACAATACTTGATTCAATAAGCTTTTTTCCAAGTATAGTTGAAGCACCTAATCTAAGTCGGTATTCATGTTTTTTCTTATAGGTCCTTTTGTCTACTTTTGCTCGTACCGATTGATTTTCATTAATTAAATAGGCACACTTTTTGAAACATTGGTTGTGGGATCTATTGACTAAGTCTATATGTTTTCGAAGGGCCGCATGTTCTTTTCTCAAACCATTATACCCCTCGGAAACAAATGTGTCTCTTTTATCTCTAAAGGTTCCCCTAAACAAGTAGCAACATAAGCAAAAGTGCAAAACACACGGCCCAATTTTACACTATACTCTGACCATCCCTTACACTCATATCTATCATACCAATCTTCTTTAAATTGCCTTAACTCATTACATGACACATTGATTGTGGGAAGTCTATACCTCTTAGTTGACATGGTCCTCTAAGTATGTATGCCCTACTAATCCCATCTCGTTGATTAACGTTATATGATGAAATCGACTTGTGATCATGAGGACCCAAAGGAAGCATATCTACGTCAACGTATTCGAGAGTTTTGGAAGGTGATTTTCCACCTTTCATTTTGAGAAACCGTTCCATAATAGAATTACACATAGTTTCTATTTAGAATCAAAATAAATCATTATAATCTAAGTATAACCAATTTACCATAATTTCACATGATGACATAATCAATTGATATACATAACATTTATATTCACgtaaacaaacaaagtttcaaATAAAGCATGTCTCAATTTCAATTTTCAAACCATAGTTTTAAATTTTGATTCTAATCACACAAACACATTTCAAAAAAACCATCATAAGTCATAACTAATTCTATAATTGTAATTTTGAAAGTTTAATCCCTCCCTACTTCCCTAGTCTTTAAATCTCTATTATCTCCCTCACAAAAACTACATCCATCGCAGAAGCGACATTACTATCGCCCAAGAAATCCACCAACATATGTACAACCGTGCCCGCAACTTCCGGGAACTTGACCGCACACGATGAATCGCTTGAATAAGCATTTGACGATACTCACCATCTTTCTCAAACTCGCCGCTTTGAGTTTTCACCACTTCATTTTTCAAAGTGAGAATGACTTCGTTAATGTTTTGAGGGGTGATTAAATCAAGAGCGATATCAAGTGTTTTACGCCTAATGTCGTGGTTTGGGCTCGAGAGTGCCCGGAGCACGTCCATTATCATATTAACCATGATCTCGTTATGGGAAGCTTTTAGTTCGTCTAAACGATCAAGCACGATAAGCTTCACATTGTTGTCGCTCTGACTGACGAGAAGCTGGCAATACGTACTGGCTGCAACCCGAATGGGGGTGGGAGCGGATGATAACGATACCAGTGTTCCCGCGCATTCGAAGATAACAGTAGCGGAAGGTACGTTTAACAACGATATAATGATCTTTATGTACTTCCCTTTTTCTCGTGTGTGCGACCGATACACTTTGCGTATCAAATCCAACACGACCATTTGTAACGATTCGCCCCATTCGAACACTTTATCCACATGGGTCAAAAGGTAATGAACCGCAAGATCTTGGGCGCATGTGTAAAGCATAAGAAACGCGTTTCTCTTTGCGGATTGATCAGCTTCGGTTGATAACACTTTTTCGATCATTTCTGGTGCATCGACCAAAAGGTGATCCCCGTGTGGAAGCTTGTAGATCGCGTTCACCGCAAGTATGGCATTCCTCCTTACAAACGGATTTCTATGCTCCAGATTGGCCAATATGGAAGGGATCAAGGGCTCGATAATCTCGGTTTCACATATACGGCAAAGAAACCGCAAAGTTACACCGCGAATGTACTCATTCGGGTGCTGGAGATTGTTTCGTAAGTTTTGGCAGATTAAAATCATTTCGGGTAAGACTTTTCCTTTGGAGTCCGTCTTTGCGATGATTTCAAGGTAAAGAAGGAGTAGTTTCTGAACCGTGTGATCCTCTGAAGGAAGGACGTAACGAACGATTGTGATGAAAAGCTGTGGTAGTGTTTCTCCGTTCAGTAAAAGCATAACGGCTTTTTTCATGGCGTCTATCTTTGCAGTATCGTCGTTTCCTTCAAGAGCCACCTTGATCTCATTGGCAAGTGCCGGTGTTCCTTTGTCGAAATGAATAAGAAGAGAGCATGATTTCTCCATATTATCTGTTGCAAATGACCAAATTTCTGTTAGTTCAGATCATAAGTAAAAGTTTCTACTTTTAATTTTGTTATCTAACCATGAAAAAAGAAGACATTCAGTAACCTTATTTCTTGTTATTTCATTTTACCAAAAGTAATAATTCATTGTCAGACTGTAGATACCCAGTGCAGAAAGACTAAAATTCCATCTGATACgcaatttatatatattaatatttgcTTTTTTAGATTAGACGAGCCAATGAGCCAGCTAAACAAGCCAAACGACCGAGCCAGCTCGACTCGGCTCATTAACAAACAAGCCATTTTCGAGCCAGCTTTTTCCGAGCTAGCCGCCAGAGTTATAATCTTATTATAATCAGGTTGCATTGCAAAAAAAATAatgataataaaaataaaataaaatgtagaTACAACTAAGCTTATATTGATCAGGTGATCCCCTAGATGATATAGTATAACAGGCAATGTGTAATTAGTCGATCTGGCTGCCCTAAAACCTATGAATGCTCTAAGATTATCGTTAACGACGATTGAAATTAACCAATTATATACGTGTACGTCTATGTTAGCAAATTCAGAGAGCGAAAACCTAACATACGAAATTCATACGTAAATCGCAATAATAAGAAACATATATGAAATTGACGAAATGTAATGCATTTAATTGACGAAAAAATGTTATGATTATGTATAATTTCTATAAGTGTGTGAAGATTACAAGTCATTGTGATTGTCTGTTCACCTGATGACGATGTTGATGAGGCTTGAGCAAGCAAAGTTCCGTGCGGATCGAGAGAGGAAGTAACGTGGTTCTCAGATTTGGTTTGCGTGGGTAGTTTCAAAACATTTTATTCCGAGTTAAATTTTAGTTGATGTGATTTGAGCTATTTTGTCGGTTTAATTTAaagatttcattttttttatctgTGGGTTCAAAAAATTTtttaccgttgccattttagtttactgggttaacttcattcatttttctgttaacgagaagagcaattcggtcattttatatgtaattcttttaactagaagggcaattcgccatataaaatgaccgaattgcccttcttgttAACAAAAAAATGAATGAAATTAACTCAGTGAACTAaaatggtgtcacacccccaaaatctatcacgcggagtatcaccgcttgaaggcgtgacacgaccaggatcgagccaccaatcatattgaacaacgtaactaagtaaataaaaccaaccacaatacaattggtgaccaaaaggacgtaaccaactttaagttaacagcggaagcgtaaaacgtaaaaccaaaacataagttccatagttcataagtttaaagtccaaaacgtaagttaaataagttcataaggattaaatgtTTAGCACGGGACATAATATTCCATACCCAACAACGACTTCcccctcgtgcaagctccataagcatctagcgacctgtggctataaggcatgtaacaacgagtcaacaacaaagttgagtgagttcacggttggttgtttagttttaaattgtttccgaaaacgtggtttgtctttcgttggcttacttgccgtgggggttaccccatagttgaaagtatgattaaccagttccttctttattacccaaaccatatccataattagtaggggcttccccatgtgaactactagaccgttaAGATATCGACAACAGACGAATaatagttgtgccctacatcaatgtctatcatcattgacagtttgccatagtccattagtacacgcccgtccgaacgGCACGGtctgaggtttgttaaacctaatagcgctattaactaatgacccgctcgccatcggccttggcgattaagtcgatataaaatgagggacttaatgatagagttttgtctagtaggttttaaggttgttgtcctacccaaggaggacgaacgtacgtattgtAGCCAAGGAGAATAcacaggattaatattggcatcctaactatggaggatggccgtacatatcctacccaaggaggatatgtaggttccgttttaattccttaacccattcccaaccaccgggaatcccatgccttagaaagtctgtgaactcacctttggttgctcggtttgactctcaaaaatagctaacagtcaaggtcggtcaatcacgtcctagtatgattaccacttagtttattagtgacttcaaataagcacgaAGTTCCTACATGCATCTACCACATAACATGCACTCACTTTAACGGTTCATACCCATATAAACTtccccatctattcccattcataagcaaacatacgacattgcacataacactttcattgacatataacatgttagatcattctcagataacctacccgacatttaggcacgcaaattactacttatgtcgtttcagcttttaCATTCAAAACTAGGCTGTTTTCgggaattttaataaaatagttagcTTACTCCAAAAACTCCCAACTTTTTTTAGAAGGtcttaaacgatccaaatattattgtgtaaaaatctcgggatcccaCTCagtaccaatattttataaaaaaaatcatttaccggactgcaatcagattcgtcactttctgactgcagtccacggaaaaattcatttaaaattcatcaTAAGTctgattgacgaaattccagcgAGAGAATTACAACCatatcagtgtccatctacagtacaaatttcatggcctaattctacacagatttcaagttatgacgaaaaacataacacacattttctgcagtaaaaacgcagcttgagctgctgtccaaaaacagacctttaaaaatagtaaacgacgtccaaaaattatgattctagtGCCATTAGAAATGTATTTCGAAATAGCATGTTATAGACTCAAGAAAATCAATTTTTCGTTAAATAtcgacctgtttacagccaactgaaatTGGCTGTAAATGTTTGGACAGAAGCTGTTTTCAGCTTATAGCGCTTTAACGCAAGTTTTATTtgttccgttaacatgtttagtgatcaacAACGATATTTAACATCAACATCAACAAGCAATCATCAAGTAatcaacaacataatcaaaacaacttcattctAGCATTATTTCATCTTATGtaaagcttatgttcaagttttatgtttatgatctttagtgttcataTGCTTTCATCAAGATataactattaaccactaaaaacatgGAGTAAACAAGAATTAACAAGAaacttacaactagcttaaagctagggaagaacaagatgaagattgggtggttaatagcaaaggagtgaggtccttcaagttctgaGAACACCGAGCCTCCTAATTCACCTTGTATCACcttgaagtacactagaaatgCTTAAACTTGAAACAAAAATGGTGGTGTATGTAGGAGGTTGTTTGGCCGTAGCTTGAAAGAGGGAGAGAGAATGTGTTGTGATGATTTGTGAAGATGGAGATGATGGATGCTTATAACTCTCAAACTTCTAATATCCAAAGGTCTTCATGTCTCCCAAAGTACATGACACATCTAACCAAAACCCAAGGGAGATTATTGGAGGATTTAAGAAGATTGTAAAAATCTTGAGGTGGGACCATATGAACCGAAAATTCAGCAAAAAGTGGGGGGTTTAAGTGTAATATTTGATGGTAAGTAGGTGATTTAGTGGGGTGTTAAGTGTTAAGTCTTGTGTCTATTGTGTTACATGCTTTATGTAATTTGTTATAGTGCTCGGGAACCaaaactagctcagaaaaataaaaacaatgtttcttgcaatattttagtgttccgggtaatgtccggttgttcggttagataccggttcgttaaagtgctaagttattccatatagtgtcctatatatatctttttgtaaaattttttaatttccaacacttaggaaaacatACGGGACCATTTcgtcaattttctgcacaagactagtatgttaaaaacacatgtaagtatgacacagtaatcaggaagcagttaagtaattcagcacagacatcaagcactttaattaacattaatgaatcgtacggatacatgtaattatgagggttgtcacattctccccctgttaagagaatttcgtcccgaaatttagcacgtggttactgaagAAGCTAGTTAAGTTACGTGGTTTtctggttttcctagggtgtcacatcacccccccccccgttggtttggaatttcgtcccgaaattctgcagtagcttcagtctcagtagtggttgcacttttcttaaacaactggggatacttgagtttcatttggtcttctcgtccccatgtatactccggaccacgacgggaatcccaacgaactcggacgagaggtattctggttcgcttgagaatcttaacatctcgattagtgatctctactggttcctcgacgaatcgcagctggtcgtcgataatGAGCTCCTtaagaggaactatgagggtctcatctgacagacacttcttcagattcgacacatgaaaaacattgtgaactctgCTGAGTTCTACCGGTAGATTCAACTTGTAGGcgaccttgccaattttctcaatgatttcgaacggtctgacataacgcgggttgagtttgcctcgtttgccaaaacgaactacacccttccaaggtgagactttgagtagcactcgatccccagcccggaactcgagtggtttccttcgcttatcagcatagcttttctgacggtcacgagctgccgccattcgttgtcgtatctgagcaattctttcggttgtatctactacaagttctgggccagtgatttgactgtcgccaacctctgcccaacaaagatgtgatcggcacttccgtccgtacaatgcctcgaacggagcggcctggatactggtgtggtaactgttgttatacgaaaactccactaacgggaggtgtttttcccggccattaccaaagtcgattacacatgccctaagcatgtcctcaagggtttggatggtgcgttcagattgcccatccgtctgtggatgatatgccgtgctcatgtctaatcgagaaccaaaggacttgtgcatagcttgccacaattcagatgtgaaacgtgagtcacgatcagaaatgatggaggttggcactccgtgccttgatactacttcaattaggtaaatgtctgctagagtagaaaagttatccgtttccttgatagccaggaaatgtgcagacttagtcagtcgatccacgatcacccaaatggtatcatttccgcgttgagatctaggcaggccagtaacgaaatccatggaaatttgctcccatttccatttaggtatctctggttgttgaagtaggcctgatggtttctgatattcagtcttgactctcacacaagtcaaacatttactgacgtaggttgctatgttggctttcataccaggccacgaatacgtagtcttgagatcgtggtacatcttatccgaactaggatgtactgaataacgagacttgtgcgcttcgtccatcacaagctcacgtaagtttccgtaaagtggaacccagatgcgccctgttacatagtaggcaccatcttccttttgttctagccgctgcctcgatcctcgtaaggactcagccctgatgttctctgctttcaatgcttcgacctgagcatcacgaatttgagcgggaaggctagagtgaatggtaagttgtaacgcacgtacacgcttaggtatagtatcctttcgactgagggcgtcagccacaacattggccttgcccggatggtacttgatcgcacattcgtaatcattcaagagcacGACCCATcaacgttgtcgcatgtttaattccttttgcttgaagatatgctcgagactcctttgatcggtgtaaatggtgcacttggtaccgtacaggtaatgtctccatatcttaagtgcgaaaacaactgctcccaactccaagtcgtgcgtagtgtagttcctttcgtgaactttaagttggcgcgatgcgtaggcaatgaccttgtcacgttgcatcaacacgcaaccaagtccttggatggaaacatcgcaataaaccacaaaatcatctgtgccttcaggaactgagaggataggcgcgctacaaagtctatcttttaagtgctgaaaggCATATTCCTTTGCATCaccccaatggtaggtgacaTCCCTCTGagttagtgaggtgagaggttgcgcaatcttggagaaatccttgataaatcttttgtaatatcctaccaaacccaagaattggcggatttctgtcgGTGTatggggtgcaggccagttcttgatcgagtcgaccttggatggatcaacatgaatccaatccttgtttaccacatggcctagaaagtggacttcgcgaagccagaagtcgcatttcgaaaatttggtatacaactgctctgttcgaagaagttccaaaataagccttaggtgttgctcgtgttcttcctgactcttcgaatagatcaggatatcgtcgatgaatacaatgacaaacttatccaggtaagaaTTGCATACtctattcatgagatccatgaagactacaggtgcattcgtcaatccgaaaggcataaccagaaactcgtaatgcccataccgagtcctgaatgctgttttagagatatcctcgtctcagactctcagttgatggtagcctgacctcaggtcaatcttggaatagaaacttgacccttgcaactggttgaATAAGTCATCattgcgtggaagaggataacgattcttcacggtcaccttgttgagttcgcggtagtcaatacacattctaaaggtaccgtctttcttcttcacgaataacactagagctccccaaggcgaagagctaggacgtatgaaacccttttccaagagttcttgtagttgtgtggacagttcttcaagttctgatggagctagacgataaggtgctcgagctacgggagctgctccaggagctagctcgatttgaaattcaacttgacgatgaggcggaagtccaggtaattcctcaggaaatacctcaggaaaatcacgtacaataggaatgtcttctatcttatTTTCCTTCGAagatgtatcagaaacgagggctagaatagtagtgtggccctttcgcaaccacttctgggccttaaggaaagagatgatgcccacaacagcaccactcttgtcgccacgaatcacgaggggttcttcaCCAGAACAAGGGATTCGGACAATCTTCTCGTTGTaaagaatttccgcttgctgatgagataaccaatccatcccaataacaacgtcgaaacgataggaataagatcgatagaaaaggtctatccagctaagacgaggttacagcccttaactatgtgtgtggcttccagatttttaccgtttgctagttctaccatgtgtttggtgttcaaaagcGTTGGAGTGCGCTCAAGCATTTGGCCAACCTTTAAGTATACATAAccagtatcggcacccgaatcaaataaaatagtaacaaagaagtcgtccagaagaaacttacccatcacaacgttgggatcgttcctcgcaTCACCCACATGCGAAAGAGGAATAATTCACCCAGATCCACGAACTTAGATAAGTTTTCGATTTATCAAGTAAGTAAGAAATCAAGTTCGGAGGAGTTTCTTTAGGTCGTGcgaattaatttaaaaaaatacgtTTGTGTAATCGTGAGGTTCCAAAGAAAGGACGCGAAAACGTGTTCAAGAGAGTATAATCGTACCAACAACACATCATCACTCTCAAGGTTTCAATAAGTGATCACCAATGATAGAAATTCGAGCCTTCCAAACCCTCTAAACTTGAGTGTGTTTGCATTAGAATCTAGCGTCACTGTGGTAAAGGAATGATGGTTCTGTCTAAGTCAATAGTAGAAATTGGGCATTGCATTATTCGACAAGCATAGGTCGGTACAAAGACTAGCGAAAAGATTTCACATAATTATGATAAACCATCGTAGAATCAAAGTGCGACTCTTGTAGTGTAAGGGGGAAATAGGTGAGGTAAATGTGTAGTTCGTTGTGTCTGTATGTAGGTTGAGTAATCCGTATCGCCGTCCTCGAATGCCCCGAAGACTATCCCATCATTAGGAGGCATCCgtgtaacacctcaaaattttgtgtccaataatgtattgacacgtgtcttaagtttacacgtggcgttttatatttaataaaggactaatgttgacaaaccttgaaagtatatatattcgagggttataaatgtcaaacaagggtaaatatactaaCCCTGAcgatgcttgtaccttcaaacgaataaatcatggatcgtacggaagcgaaacgcggaagaaagtgagagattacaagctgcaggagttactgtgtcaacatgtttaattatacctctgagtgaccctttgacgtacccgaggctttgtaacagtaaaatacgctcactagaatatactgtataaattccgcgaagttccgttttaaaacgagaaagttatgatcaaattcgtacgagaagggttaaaagcgtcaacaataaaagttaaggctgtTCGAATAATTAACAAGATAACCGAGGACTTGACAgtacgggtaaataacacgaggcccttagttgtaaataatcaagggccaaatcgcaaagttaccccttcaaacccgaaaggtcaggttattaattaccaaagatttcgttactaaATACCaggattttgttaatcattacaaaagattgaaaaagatttaaaaacaacctttacggaccgcaagggtcctgccttatgaaccgtaaaggggtgaatgattaagcttgtctccgccacaagcttacggaccgcaaggccccagccatacggtccgtaagcgatgcccagcgacagaaagttggctgttggctgtttaaagcggtaaaacatatatgaatgggtttcccagaggtatgggcgtcccctactcgacccatagcaccttaggacacctgccattGATCCATACTCATTTAtaggatgtgttgtaatgatctaaaggCCCATCttgcactataaaaggccattcatagttcactattagaacacacctcaaaaactcaccttctgatca from Helianthus annuus cultivar XRQ/B chromosome 7, HanXRQr2.0-SUNRISE, whole genome shotgun sequence includes the following:
- the LOC110868040 gene encoding coatomer subunit beta-2-like, with protein sequence MTYNMEKSCSLLIHFDKGTPALANEIKVALEGNDDTAKIDAMKKAVMLLLNGETLPQLFITIVRYVLPSEDHTVQKLLLLYLEIIAKTDSKGKVLPEMILICQNLRNNLQHPNEYIRGVTLRFLCRICETEIIEPLIPSILANLEHRNPFVRRNAILAVNAIYKLPHGDHLLVDAPEMIEKVLSTEADQSAKRNAFLMLYTCAQDLAVHYLLTHVDKVFEWGESLQMVVLDLIRKVYRSHTREKGKYIKIIISLLNVPSATVIFECAGTLVSLSSAPTPIRVAASTYCQLLVSQSDNNVKLIVLDRLDELKASHNEIMVNMIMDVLRALSSPNHDIRRKTLDIALDLITPQNINEVILTLKNEVVKTQSGEFEKDGEYRQMLIQAIHRVRSSSRKLRARLYICWWISWAIVMSLLRWM